Proteins encoded together in one Kribbella voronezhensis window:
- a CDS encoding FAD-binding oxidoreductase, giving the protein MPSTSDLAATLDHDQAVGRLRASYQRIPAGQPVRLAKRSSNLFRPRTTVDTPGLDVSGLTGVISVDPVGRTADVQGMCTYEDLVAATLPHGLMPLVVPQLRTITLGGAVTGLGIESTSYRNGLPHESVLELDILTGSGELVTARPEGEHADLFRTFPNSYGSLGYATRLRIELEPISPYVALRHVRLGLDELGPAIESIVAAGTYADQPVHFVDGVVFSPDEAYLTLGRNSDAAVRTSDYTGQEIFYKSIQQRSTDFLTANDYLWRWDTDWFWCSAAFGAQNPYLRRVWPRRLRRSDVYHKIIGFENRHQVAARINRRRGNPDRERVVQDVEIPAAQLAGFLRWFDAEVGMRPVWLCPLRLRGDESWPLYPLKPRETYVNVGFWGTVPIAPGAADGDVNRRIEAAVADFDGHKSLYSDAYYDRDTFDRLYNVPALTEVKNRYDPDARLTGLYEKAVTRR; this is encoded by the coding sequence GTGCCTTCGACATCGGATCTGGCCGCTACCCTCGATCACGATCAGGCCGTAGGACGGCTGAGAGCGTCCTACCAGCGCATCCCGGCGGGGCAACCCGTCCGGCTGGCCAAGCGCAGCTCCAACCTGTTCCGCCCGCGCACGACGGTCGATACTCCGGGTCTCGACGTGTCCGGCCTGACCGGCGTGATCAGCGTCGACCCGGTCGGCCGCACGGCGGACGTGCAGGGCATGTGCACGTACGAAGACCTGGTCGCCGCGACCCTCCCGCACGGGCTGATGCCCCTGGTCGTGCCGCAGTTGCGCACGATCACGCTCGGTGGCGCGGTCACCGGCCTCGGGATCGAGTCGACGTCGTACCGCAACGGCCTGCCGCACGAGTCCGTGCTGGAGCTCGACATCCTGACCGGCTCCGGTGAGCTCGTCACCGCGCGCCCCGAGGGCGAGCACGCCGACCTGTTCCGCACCTTCCCCAATTCCTACGGCTCCCTCGGCTATGCGACCAGACTGCGGATCGAACTCGAACCGATCTCCCCGTACGTCGCGCTTCGGCATGTCCGCCTGGGTCTGGACGAGCTGGGCCCCGCGATCGAGTCGATCGTTGCCGCCGGCACCTATGCCGACCAGCCGGTGCACTTCGTCGACGGCGTCGTCTTCTCCCCCGACGAGGCCTATCTGACGCTGGGGCGCAACAGCGACGCCGCAGTACGAACCAGTGACTACACCGGTCAGGAGATCTTCTACAAGTCGATCCAGCAACGATCGACCGACTTCCTCACGGCCAACGACTACCTGTGGCGCTGGGACACCGACTGGTTCTGGTGCTCGGCCGCGTTCGGAGCCCAGAACCCTTATCTTCGGCGGGTTTGGCCGCGACGACTGCGGCGCAGCGACGTCTACCACAAGATCATCGGGTTCGAGAACCGCCATCAAGTTGCCGCCCGCATCAATCGCCGGCGCGGCAACCCCGACCGCGAGCGCGTCGTCCAGGACGTCGAGATCCCGGCCGCGCAACTGGCGGGCTTCCTGCGCTGGTTCGACGCCGAGGTGGGGATGCGGCCGGTCTGGCTCTGCCCGCTGCGGTTGCGCGGCGACGAGTCGTGGCCGCTGTACCCGTTGAAGCCCCGCGAGACCTACGTGAACGTGGGCTTCTGGGGCACCGTGCCGATCGCCCCGGGCGCCGCCGACGGTGACGTGAACCGGCGGATCGAGGCGGCCGTCGCCGACTTCGACGGGCACAAGTCCTTGTACTCCGATGCCTACTACGACCGGGACACGTTCGACCGGCTGTACAACGTCCCGGCCCTGACCGAAGTGAAGAATCGCTACGACCCCGACGCCCGGCTCACCGGGCTCTACGAGAAGGCGGTGACGCGTCGATGA
- a CDS encoding 2-hydroxyacid dehydrogenase encodes MADAVKAWLPWEDADGFLGGVPAGFDVEYFAGGDRPPSLESVEFYVPSYMGGPGLAEIIREMPALKVVQTQTAGFENFLPNLADGVTLCNARGVHDASTAELAVGLILASYRNLPRAVRDQEREHWPSSYSEMDDSLADRTVLILGYGSIGEALERRLAGFECEVLRVARRAREGVFPITDLPALLPKADVVVLLTPATAETRGLVDEKFLAQLKDGALLVNVARGVVVNTEALLAELTSGRIRAALDVTDPEPLPAGHPLWSAPNVLVNPHRGGASTAFEPRVARLVRAQLERYASGEPLINVVAGPAR; translated from the coding sequence ATGGCTGATGCGGTGAAGGCGTGGCTGCCGTGGGAAGACGCGGACGGTTTCCTCGGTGGCGTGCCGGCGGGATTCGACGTCGAGTACTTCGCGGGAGGGGACCGGCCCCCGTCGCTGGAGTCGGTCGAGTTCTACGTGCCCAGCTACATGGGCGGCCCGGGACTGGCGGAGATCATCCGGGAGATGCCTGCGTTGAAGGTCGTGCAGACCCAGACGGCCGGGTTCGAGAACTTCCTGCCGAACCTCGCCGACGGCGTGACCTTGTGCAACGCGCGAGGCGTGCACGACGCCTCCACGGCCGAGCTCGCGGTCGGGCTCATCCTGGCGTCGTACCGGAACCTTCCGCGCGCTGTGCGGGATCAGGAGCGCGAGCACTGGCCCTCGTCGTACTCCGAAATGGATGACTCGCTGGCCGATCGGACCGTGCTGATCCTGGGCTACGGCTCGATCGGGGAGGCGCTCGAGCGCCGTCTCGCCGGCTTCGAGTGCGAGGTGCTCCGGGTGGCGCGCCGGGCCCGCGAAGGCGTCTTCCCGATCACCGACCTGCCGGCGCTGCTGCCGAAGGCTGATGTGGTCGTCCTGCTGACGCCGGCAACGGCGGAGACCCGCGGGCTGGTCGACGAGAAGTTCCTGGCGCAACTGAAGGACGGTGCACTGCTCGTCAATGTCGCCCGCGGTGTCGTCGTGAACACGGAGGCGTTGCTGGCCGAGCTGACCTCCGGCCGGATCCGGGCTGCCCTCGACGTCACCGACCCTGAACCGTTGCCTGCCGGCCATCCGCTGTGGTCTGCTCCGAATGTGCTGGTGAATCCGCATCGCGGCGGCGCCTCGACGGCCTTCGAGCCGCGGGTCGCCCGGCTGGTCCGAGCCCAGCTGGAGCGTTATGCGAGTGGCGAACCACTCATCAACGTGGTGGCGGGCCCGGCCCGATGA